TTTGTCCAGTATGTCGTGTTATCTGTAGCGTCTGTGCTTTTATGAGTTGGGACACAGCCCACTGTTTAACATCACCTGCTTTCTTCTTTCTGTGTAGAACACCATAGACACTCTGAACATGCAGGTGGATCAGTTTGAGAGTGAGGTGGAGTCTCTGTCCGTTCAAACgaggaagaaaaaaggagaCAAGGAGGTCAGTCTCTTTCCTTGACTCATTCCACATAACAGCACTTCAGGGCAGAAACATTTCTGGTCTCTGAGTtgagctctgacacacacacacacacacacacacacacacacacacacacacacacacacacaagctctgtCCCGCTGTTGTTATGACTGTGGTCATGGGCTGCTTCTGAAATCGAAAACCTTTACTAGGTTCAAAGGCTACATGAGAGATATAAAGATTTCACATAAAGGTATAGAATAGGATGCAGTTTGACACAGATGCTATCACATGATGCTATACCTCTCCTGGTGTTGCACCCACCGTGAGCTAATTCCTAAAGACTGTATCACATACagcgatcagacataacattctgagcagtgagagttgacgtgaataagactgatgatgatctcatcatggcatctgttagtgggtgggatatattagacagcaaatgaacattttgtcctcaaagttgatgtgttaccggtggtgaaccggcgaaagggtcatgggcggtcaagtctcattgatgcacataggttgtgaaggctggcccgtgtgatccgatccaacagacgagctactgttgctcaaattgctgaagaagttaatgctgattctgatagaaaggtgtcagaatacacagtgcatgatgggtcagggctgttttggcagcaccaacacaatattagccaggtggtcataatgttatgcctgatcagtcaAGGCTGCAGTAACAGAATGTTCGGTAATACGTCAACGTTTATcactgacaataataataataataataataataaagactgGCCTGTTTAACTAAAGATAAGTAAAGAAGATATGATtatataaggtgtgtgtgtgttcagaagcaGGATCGTATTGAGGAGCTGAAGAAGCTGATTGAGAGACACCGGTATCACATCCGTATGCTGGAGACCATTTTAAGGATGTTGGACAACGACTCAGTGCAGGTGAGACGCTCTTCAACTATTCAGCACGTGGAATACTGattctttccaaaaaaaacGTAACCGTCTTGCATCTCTCTGTATAGGTGGAGGCGATCCATAAGATAAAGGACGACGTGGACTACTACATCGACTCCTCACAGGATCCTGACTTTAAGGAGAACGAATTTCTGTACGATGACCTTGACCTTGAAGACATCcgtaagtgtctgtgtgtggggtAGATATTTATAGATTATTTAAACATCTCCACTAatctgtgtctctctatcttttAGCGATGCTGGCCACGTCTCCGCAGGGACACAATGAAGAAGAGATGAGCACTCCAACCTCCACCACATCGTCCTCtcccatccctccatctccgGCCACCGCTACCACCGTAATTTCCTTTTACTATTTTTCCCTCCTTTACAAGCTCGCATCTTTAAAGCATCTCCCAATCATTCCTAATATTCATCCATGAAAAACATAATCTCCCGTAGCACCAAGATAGTAGGAAAGATTACATTTTGgtgtatatataagtatataagaTAGTTTTGAGGAAATTTTGGAACAAATATAGAAATTTGGGACAAAGCCTGTATTATTGGAACTGGTCTGAGGATAAGGATAAGGACTGATTTGACTATTTGGGACAAGACCTGAGACAACAATTAGTTGTTGAATGaactgtgggtgtgtgtttattcaggaGATCcctgaagaggagaagaagagaggtCGGTCTACTGACAGCGAAGTGTGCCAGGTGCGGTCTGGACACTGCTTTATCACCATGACCATTCAGAACACAACAGAATgaacattttaaattaatacttctttcttctcttttttctcagtCACCTGTGAAGAGCAGCAATCCTCTgtcttctttctcctcctcttcctcctcctcctcaggctTTTCCTCCTCTTCCACCTCCTCCCTCGTTTCCATGGCAGCTGTCGTTGGGGGAACTGCGTCAGTTTCCGGGGGCAATACTCTGCTGGGTAGCTTCAGCAGCGCGGTCCAGCAGCATCCGCATGGCAagctgtcctcctcctcctcctcctcttcgtcgtcatcgtcttcttcttcctcctctgtgACGTCCAGCAGCACATCCAGTCCGCCAAGCCACCCTAATTTGCCCTCTTCCACCACCCCCTTATCCCTCCCTACGTCTAACTCTCAACCGTTGACATCAGCAGGGCTTAACGTCAGCAAAGCAGGCACAGCTGTGACGAGTAGCAGTATGCCAGGCATGATGCCCAGCAATATGGCCGCCATGATTTCGAGCTCGATGCCCACTCCGTACGCCCAGGCAGCAGCTGGAAGCGGCCCGAGTGGACCCGCAGGAAACAGCAGCACTGTTTCAGCAGTGAGTGGAGCAAATGCTAACACTAATTCTACAGCTACCGCTAACGGGACAGTGCCGATGGGCTCCAACGGGGGTATTTTAGGCCTGGTACCAGCGCAGTCGACACACCAGGGAGCAGCACAGTTACCCATTAGCCCGGTCGGAACTGTACCAGGGGGCGGAGCCAGCATGGGCCCTGGAAACGGGGGCAGTTCAGCATCTTCAGGGGGCATCATGGGTAACGTGGCACCTGCTCGACCACCCAGCGTGGTGAAACAAAACGGAGGAACAAGTGAGTAAAGCCCAGGGGAATTActttgtgggcggagctacatGAGAGATCAGAAAGTCATGGTCCAGTCTGCAAAGGATGATAATGTGGCACAGATAAACCTTTCACCATAGGGAATAATAAATCTAtactttataatatatatatgtatttattaaaaatatatctgCAAATTTTTTGCACTGGGTTACCTGGCAACACCTATTCTCAATTTAGCCCCACCCACCCCAACTGAAAACAGTGTTAAAGTCTGTCAAAGATTGTAAAGTATTGcagtgtagtagtgatgtggcTGTAGGTCTAAGTAACATTTGATGTTAAGACCCTCTAGCGTACAGCGCCGTGGTGGCCGACAGCAGCTCAGACTCCTCCCTCAGCAGCGCCAGCCTATCACAGAGTAGCCAGCCCTCTTCCACCAGCTCCTCAGCCAATCAAAcgtaaggaaaaataaaaaaaaaaaggtcactgAGAACACTTCCGAATGCAATAAGCAGCTCTGTAGTTTCTGCTTCTCACTCTCACCTCATCCCTATCTTTCTCCTAGTCTGGATAACGGACCGACCCTGCTGAGCTCCATCACTCTGCCTCCCTCCTCTCAGTCTCCGTCGTTTTCAGACAGCACCCCCGGTGGTGGGAGTTTACTGAACGGCCCGCACTCATACACGCCTAACACAGAGCCGATAAAGGTTTGTCTTACGGTTTAAGATGAATAATGAAAAGAATCTGAGGAAAGCATGcaaacacctgtgtgtgtgtgtgtgtgtgtagacaccTGAGCCTCTGAGCTCTCTGAAGGCGATGGCTGAAAGAGCAGCTCTTGGATCAGGACTGGACGGAGAAATCCCACCGCTTCATCTGACAGAACGAGGTTTGttaccttttattttatttttcccacACATTTAAAGTTACATCAGCTATATTCATTAGCTACAAAATTAAGAATAAAGGCGGCTAAGATACAccctgtgtttgtgttacagattTGTTTTCCGGACCCTCGGCCACTCCCGGCCCCCCAGTTCCCCCCCAGCCCGCAGTAACGGAGGTCAATCTTCCCCCTACGCTGGGGGCGTGTCCTCTAGGCCCCTGTCCCCTCACGAAAGAGCAACTGTATCAGCAGATCATGCAGGAGTCAGCCTGGGGGCACATGCCTCTCCCATCAGACTCGGAAAGGATCAGGTATTTCAGACATTCAGATCATCATGCTATCCGATATGATTACATATAAATACAGCAGAAGCACCTTTTCACTCACTATTTGCACGCGTGTGTAGGCAATACGTGATGAGGACCCCATGCCCTCTTTTACCtttccatcatcacactcctcctcaTCACTGCGACTCCATTGACTTCTATCAGAGACTCTCCACCGAGACCCTCTTTTTCATCTTCTACTAcatggaggtgagtgtgtgtgctcttaAAGGTGAGCGAGGACTGTTGCACAGGTGAAGTATGCCTCTGACCGTTCTGTGTTTTTCAGGGTACGAAGGCTCAGTATCTATCAGCTAAAGCCCTGAAGAAGCAGTCTTGGAGATTCCACACTAAATACATGATGTGGTTCCAGAGACACGAGGAACCCAAGACCATCACTGATGAGTTCGAACAGGTTCAGTGTTGATTTCAATTTAATCGCCAATCATACATAATGTATcgttatagaaaaaaaaatcaaacattagGATAAAAATGCTCTTGTACATGTTAGATGCCTGAtataatacactgatcaggcataacattatgaccagtgaagtgaataagactgatgttagtgggtgggatatattaggcagcaggtgaacattttgtcctcaaagttgatgttagaagcaggaaaaatggacaagtgtaaggatttgagctttgagtttgatgaagggccaaattgtgatggacagaccactggatcagcgcatctccaaaactgcagctcttgtggggtgttcccggtctgcagtggtcagtatctatcaaaagtggtccaaggaaggaacagtggtgaaccagagacagggtcatggccggtcaaggctcactgatgcacgttaggagagaaggctggcccgtgtgatccgatccgacagacgagctactgttgctcaaactgctgaagaagttaatgctggttccgaTAGAAatgggtcagaatacacagtgcaggacgggtcagggttttttggcagcaaaacacaatattatgcaggtggtcataatgttatgcctgattgaaaTATAATCAAAATTATCCAAAAACAGTCTTTATCTACTGCAGTATGGCAGTATTTTTGGTTTAGACGCGACTtgactgttcttttttttttctccccttatAGGGAACCTACATTTACTTTGACTATGAAAAATGGGGCCAGAGAAAAAAGGAGGGCTTCACGTTCGAGTACAGATACCTGGAGGACCGAGACCTGCAGTGACATACAGATCCAATGCacagagaatggatggatggatgaatgagagcgagagacagagagagagagagatggctatGACGACTGCAGCTGTTGACATTCCAGGAGTGGAGTGCAGtctggtgtgaggagtgtaaagTAGGACTtcatcacagagagagagagagagagagagagagagagacggggtcGAGTGCCTgtttacacacacctgtttcaATTCAAGGCCCCTTTCTTTATAGTCTAAAATAAGCAGAAAAACAAGATGTTTAATATACTTTCATTATCCCCCCTGAGACCTGAATGAAAAGCATTACTGTTTGTTTGTGCTTCATGAAATGAGTCTTATAACCTGCTGTGATGTCATTCAGCACCCAGGACAAATTCTTACACTTaagggtatttttaaaaaaaaaaaaaaaaggaccatGAGACACGTTAAGGTTTTAACCCGTAAATAAACCCACGCTGGAGGTCTGTGCCGTTCTCCTCCTGGTTCTCCAGATTCCTCCCAGCTCCCAAAAACCTGCTGGTGGACTTTACTAGAGTGTGCTTAACAAGCtaaaaagtttttattatttcatgtatAATTGTCCACCAGCACATCAACTTCTAAACAGCGCATACACGAGGTCGCTGAGGCGCAGAGTGACTTCACAGGAACCTCAGAAACCGTTCTagcacaaatacacagagatGCTTTCTAAATATTTAACATATCGTTTCTTCAAGCTGCAGTAGTCCGAattcaggaaaataaataaataaataaaagtaaattaaagcTCAGACGCGTTCAGGACTGACAAAAAGGGCAAAAGATGGAAAACGAGTGGACACATTAAATTGCTATGCAATTGAACTCTTCTCGGCCTGCGTCACCTAAACGGCgttatgatgattattattattggccgtcctcgttttttttttttttttagtttgtttttttgtagcatCTTTatctcgagtgtgtgtgtgtgcgtgtatgcggGAGCGTTCGAACACGCACGTGAATCTGGTGTCTGTTTAACAAATGACGTGAGTTAGATCAATTCTCTAATAAAACAAgtattcaaaaaaataaaaagattggTAAACGTTCAGAGCTTTATATATGTcgtgactctttttttttggcgATTTCTAGCTCCAGACGTCCTTTACGTATTCTCAGATGATTGGGTCACTGAATTAATCCACCGTTTCTAGTTACTGCTCACTTTTAGgacatcagaaaacaaaaaaaaagtccatttcACTTTTCCTTTCTTATTTTAGAAAGGGaaagaagtaaaataaataagcgAAAAATCCACAGAAGGCTAAAACGACTACGTCCAGTCTcggtctttttcttttcttttttttttttccttctccttttcCAGCACATGGACTGAAAGTGCAGCTgatttgtgaattttttttttttctccgaaAATAACTGATGTATAAATTAATTTCATGGCCTTTAGTGGGGCTGagagtggagaaaaaaaaaaaaaaaaaaatgtacaatttcaataaaatacttttatgaACCAGACTCCTGCGTTCTGTCTTGAACACACGTGTATTGAGATTAAatgatgttttaatttaaagctATTTAAGGGTGCGGAGTGGGAGTCGAGGGCAGACAAGGATGCTTTTTGGACACAttttaaatcacatttatttaaaaaaaaaaaaaaaaaaaatcaatcagtgACGTAAAGGAACTTAAACGGTAAAAAGAAACTAATATACAGTGAGAaaccctttacacacacatgcaggaagTCTTTATCcaaaatgtgtgtctgtgtgtgcgtgtctttCACTCTCACGCTTTGGCTCCTCCTTCTTTCTTCACCTTGAGGAACTCGGCCATGTTGGAGAAGTATTTCTGGTTGGCTTCGGCCACCTTCTTCTCCGCAGCCTGCGGATTGACGATCTCCAAACcctgtgaagagagagaaataaataaataaataaaacacaccccGTCTTCTGAGATGAGGCGAGCTCCATAGTTTCTCACCCATCTTCCTGAATCACATAAAGTACTAGTTAACCAGCTAAGCATGAAGCACCTagtaaccatggcaacatgcCTTTTATTTGTCTCAAATTGACTGCAAGACCTGTGCTGAGGTGTTTAATGATAAAATACTAGAAGTGAAAAATGGGTGGAAAGATGGCctccgtatgtgtgtgtgtgtgtacctgtaatggAGTGAATGCCACACTGGAGCTCGTTCCTGAAGACCTGTCTCTGACGGTGGACTTCCCTCCGTACGTCATGCTCTGCTTCTGCAACgtccgctacacacacacacacactccaacagctCAAATATGACTTCAAGGGAagctgttgctaggcaaccggGAAAACATGGCTAGGCCTTTAgtctttctgctttatttctttattgatctgtgtgagatggtgtattttgtgtgtcatgtttcaGTCGTACCTGTAAGGATTTGGAGATGCGAGCTTTGGTGGCATCGTTAACCTGCGCCTGTCTCACCCTGCCGCTGCCCGATTTACCCAGCTGCCCCAAGCTGAAGCCCAGATCCTCCTGATAGGCATCGTCTTCAATCTGAGACACACATCATTACACagataacattatgagcagtgagaggtgcagtgaataagactgatgatctcctcatcatggcacctgttagtgggtgggatatattagacagcaagtcaacattttgtcctcaaagttgatgttagaagcaggaaaaatggacaagtgtaaggatttgagctttgagtttgacaaagggccaaattgtgatggctagaccactggatcagagcatctccgaaactgcagctcttgtggggtgttcccggtctgcagtggtcagtatctatcaaaagtatcctttaagtcctgtaagttgcaaggggGGGACCATGGTGGACCCCACCTAGCAGACTTACAgaatttaaaggatctgctgccaacatcttggtgccagataccacagcacacctacagggatctagtggagtccatgcctcgacaggtcagggctgtttagtcAGCAAAAGGGGtaataacacaatattagtcaggtgctcataatgttatgttatgtttaaatAATGACTTCCAATGCAAGtccataacaaacacacacagagggactagtgtagtgttagtgtgtgtctggaGTGTTATTATTATCGTGACCGTGTGTTGTACCTCGGCGAATGTCATTCTGTTGGCGTGTTTTCTGATCTCTGTGAGTCCTAACCGCTCCTTCATCTTACGATACCTGAAAATAAAcccagtgtgtatgagagatgccttttctctctcatttcaatctctctctcacactcacacacactcacctcctgCCTCCTCTCTTCGTCCTCGGAGCGTCCAGCGGGGCTGGGAGTGGCTTCACCTGTTTGACGGGCGGCGGCTCTTGCCACTTATCAAATTTACGCTCGATCTCCTCCTTCAAATCATAaccaacctacacacacacacacacacacacacacacacaaatcagaacaaaatgttcatgtGACCtagtgtgagtaagtgtgtgtgtgtgcgtggtcCTCACCTTGCCATCTGCACTCTCATGAAAACTGTCCACACGGGCTGCAAGTGTGCACTTGGCGGCGACTTGGCGTGCAGCCTTCCTCCGcagatcctacacacacacacacacacacacacacacacataccatttatatgatattataataAATCATGTCACTAGGGCCTCACAAACATGAATAATTCATTTGGGATTCAACCAACAGAGTTACTGAATTGGGACagaactttgtgtgtgtgtgtgtgtgtgtgtgtgtgtgtgtgtgtactaacaGGAGGGAGGGACTGAACGACGTCGCAGTGGTAGATGTAGCCCGTGTGAGGGAGCAGTGACGTGCTGCTGAATCCGGACAGCGTTCTCCTCTGCGCTCCCAGAAGCATCAAGTTACACGCCGGCATCTTTGACAGGTTCGTCAGACCTCCAGCGATtcctgagaaataaataaagtaaaataaatgaataaatcatatatatattttttgttttttgactgAAAACTCCGCCTACCCATGAGCTTGGCGGCCGTGGAGGCTCCGACGATGATGGACAGATTAGGAGCGATGAAGGACATCCTGGACTCGACGTACTCGTAGATCCTGTGTTTTGATTGGTTGAGCTCAAGCGCCATGTCACACGCCTCCTCCAGTCGCTGTAGCTCATCGTCCGCCAGGAGCGTGCTGGAAACAATTAACAACGCCCACACAGATCAGCATGcggttacaggaaaataatcaaccatcAGGAAGTCCTCCAAAGGGTGTTTTAAACTGGGATCAACTCGAGtttggatggataaataaataaataaacaaacaaacaaacaaacaaacggacagacatagatagagaTGGTGGGATatagagggacagaaagagatgggagggagagagagagagagagcgagggatatagatagatagatagatagatagatagatagatagatagatagatagatagatagatagatagatagatagatagatagatagatagatagatagatagatagatagatagatagatagatagatcaagggagagagagatgggagagagagatgagagagagagagagatggtgggacagATAGATATGGTgggagatcgagagagagagagagagagagagagagatgagagagatggcaggatagatagatagatagatagatagatagatagatagatagatagatagacagacagacagacagacagacaaagatgggatagagggagaaagagagacaaagatggATGGGCGGATAGATACTTAGTTAATCCCATGAGGAAATTCTTGAATttatttgtgcgtgtgtgtatacactcacCCCTGTGTGGTGGAGGCAGTAACACTGACCACCATGATAGTGGCATTGGTCAGAATCTGCTGCAGCGTTTCATTGTTCTTACACTTGTCCAGGTTGTTCCCCAGctcctacacacaaacacacacacacacacacacacacactttgcattcTAAAATTCTAAAATTAATCTAAAGTCAAAaagttattaattaataataataaagtttaaaaagtcGACCTTGACAGTCCTGATGTAATCCAGCGTGCTCGGCACCAGCGACTCCAGTTCCGGGAATCTCTTTGAGTATTTATCGCGCACAAACTTATGAATAATatctaaaacacaaacaaacgaAAAAATATACTAGTGGTCCACTCCATTTAGAGATCAAGTCTTCTTTTGGGCTGTGTTCCAATACCATCCTACCCCCTTCCCTGGAGAATCACAGccactatgtagtgcactaagACACAGTATTTTACACTAATGTTGACTCTGACTCGAGTTAGCTCCGCCCCCCCTACACACTATGTAGTGCAGTACATGTCCAGTTAGAGCTCATTTAAGACTTCCTAGCTAACTGAGGTAAGGAGGAGCCCCGACTCTAACGGAGTTAATGATCAGGGAAACTCACTCAGTTCGTTATCGATCTCCACTGTGAGGTTATTAGCAGCGACGATGAGACGATACTCGGGATCCGCCTCCACCGGTCCTGATACTGccagagaaaaaacacacacacacacacacacacacagattacacaTCCCCCTGAGACAGTGCTCTGATCTCACTGGACACTCACTCGTACTGCACCGGTCAGTTATCAGGAAGCAGCCACTCACCGTCTGTGTTTTTGCGCGGATTCCCAACGTAGTGCGAAATCTTATCCATGATCTCAgcaaactacaaacacacacacacacacacccccccccacacacccccccccccacacacacacaccccccacacacacccccccacacacacacaccccccccccacacacacacacccccacacacacacacacacccccacacacacacacacacacccacacacacacccacacacacacccacacacacacacacacacacacacacacacccccacacacagagagagagagagatattaactGTATGTTCTAGTGCAACTGGAGGAATAAAACAGCTAactcttgtctgtctgtctgtctgtctatccatccaaccagtcacttatctatctatctatctatctatctatctatctatctatctatctatctatctatctatcctgtcacttacctgtctgtctatccatccacccagtcacttatctatctatctatctatctatctatctatctatctatctatcctgtcacttacctgtctgtctatccatccacccagtcacttatctatctatctatctatctatctatctatctatctatctatctatctatctatctatctatctatctatctatctatctatctatctatctatctatctatctatctatctatctatctatcctgtcacttacctgtctgtctatccatccaaccagtcacttatctatctatctatctatctatctatctatctatctatctatctatctatctatctatctatctatctatctatcctgtcacttacctgtctgtctatccatcc
The nucleotide sequence above comes from Hemibagrus wyckioides isolate EC202008001 linkage group LG01, SWU_Hwy_1.0, whole genome shotgun sequence. Encoded proteins:
- the cnot3a gene encoding CCR4-NOT transcription complex subunit 3a yields the protein MADKRKLQGEIDRCLKKVAEGVEQFEDIWQKLHNAANANQKEKYEADLKKEIKKLQRLRDQIKSWVASNEIKDKRQLVENRKLIETQMERFKVVERETKTKAYSKEGLGLAQKVDPVQKEKEETEQWLTNTIDTLNMQVDQFESEVESLSVQTRKKKGDKEKQDRIEELKKLIERHRYHIRMLETILRMLDNDSVQVEAIHKIKDDVDYYIDSSQDPDFKENEFLYDDLDLEDIPMLATSPQGHNEEEMSTPTSTTSSSPIPPSPATATTEIPEEEKKRGRSTDSEVCQSPVKSSNPLSSFSSSSSSSSGFSSSSTSSLVSMAAVVGGTASVSGGNTLLGSFSSAVQQHPHGKLSSSSSSSSSSSSSSSSSVTSSSTSSPPSHPNLPSSTTPLSLPTSNSQPLTSAGLNVSKAGTAVTSSSMPGMMPSNMAAMISSSMPTPYAQAAAGSGPSGPAGNSSTVSAVSGANANTNSTATANGTVPMGSNGGILGLVPAQSTHQGAAQLPISPVGTVPGGGASMGPGNGGSSASSGGIMGNVAPARPPSVVKQNGGTNPLAYSAVVADSSSDSSLSSASLSQSSQPSSTSSSANQTLDNGPTLLSSITLPPSSQSPSFSDSTPGGGSLLNGPHSYTPNTEPIKTPEPLSSLKAMAERAALGSGLDGEIPPLHLTERDLFSGPSATPGPPVPPQPAVTEVNLPPTLGACPLGPCPLTKEQLYQQIMQESAWGHMPLPSDSERIRQYVMRTPCPLLPFHHHTPPHHCDSIDFYQRLSTETLFFIFYYMEGTKAQYLSAKALKKQSWRFHTKYMMWFQRHEEPKTITDEFEQGTYIYFDYEKWGQRKKEGFTFEYRYLEDRDLQ
- the prpf31 gene encoding U4/U6 small nuclear ribonucleoprotein Prp31, which translates into the protein MSLADELLADLEEAGEEGEDGLYPGGEEDQSDGESAHREGHGGLEDIPEEMETSYSNTECVTSIAKLRNSKSFAEIMDKISHYVGNPRKNTDVSGPVEADPEYRLIVAANNLTVEIDNELNIIHKFVRDKYSKRFPELESLVPSTLDYIRTVKELGNNLDKCKNNETLQQILTNATIMVVSVTASTTQGTLLADDELQRLEEACDMALELNQSKHRIYEYVESRMSFIAPNLSIIVGASTAAKLMGIAGGLTNLSKMPACNLMLLGAQRRTLSGFSSTSLLPHTGYIYHCDVVQSLPPDLRRKAARQVAAKCTLAARVDSFHESADGKVGYDLKEEIERKFDKWQEPPPVKQVKPLPAPLDAPRTKRGGRRYRKMKERLGLTEIRKHANRMTFAEIEDDAYQEDLGFSLGQLGKSGSGRVRQAQVNDATKARISKSLQRTLQKQSMTYGGKSTVRDRSSGTSSSVAFTPLQGLEIVNPQAAEKKVAEANQKYFSNMAEFLKVKKEGGAKA